From the genome of Solanum pennellii chromosome 6, SPENNV200:
AATAGCCAATTCTCTTAACTATGACAAAATCACATCTGGTTACAAAGCATTTGTAACTAGATCCTCTGAGGACATTGAACCAAAATTCTTCCATCAAGCTGTTAAAGATGATAGATGGATTCAAGCTATGAAACAGGAGATAAAAGCTCTAGAGGAAAATAACACATGGTCGATAGTTGACTTACCTAAGGGAACACATACTGTGGGATCCAAGTGgatttataaaatcaaatacAAAGCAGATGGTCAAGTTGAAAGATTCAAGGCTAGATTGGTAGCTAAAGGATATAGTCAACAGGAAGGGCTAGACTATCATGACACTTTTTCACCAGTTGCAAAAATGGTGACAGTTAGATGTGTAATTGCCTTGGCTGTTTCAAAAGGATGGTCAAtgtatcaaatggatgtttACAATGCTTTCCTTCAAGGTGATCTTGAGGAAGAAGTCTACATGGAAATGCCTGAAGGGTTCAGAAAACCAGGAGATAACAAAGTATGCAAGCTGCTTAAGTCTCTATATGGCCTTAAACAGGCATCTAGACAGTGGAACTTGAAGTTGTCTAATGCCTTAATAGCTGCTGGTTTCTCTCAGAGTGGATATGATTACTCATTATTCACCTTAAAGAAAGATGAAGACATTGTAGTTGTtcttgtttatgttgatgacttaCTGATCACTAGAAGCAATATTCAAATGATCAATGAAGCAAAAGGGAATCTACACAAACAattcaagatgaaagatcttggtgaacTCAGATTTTTTCTTGGCATTGAAGTGTTAAGATCAGCAGAGGGAGTGATCTTAAATCAAAGGAAGTATGTGCTAGAACTTGTCTCTGAAGCAGGCTTAACAGGTGCAAAACCTTCCATTACTCCCATTGAATCAAACCTCAGATTAACATCAGTAGAATATGATCAAGCAAATGGATATACTGAAGATGTTAAATTGCAAGATGTCACTGCATATCAAAGGGTGATAGGAAAACTTCTATATGTTACTATTACCAGGCCTGATGTTAGTTATGCAGTTCAAGTTTTAAGTCAGTTTATGCAAGCTCCCAAGAGATCACATTGGGATGCAGCAATGAGGGTCATTAAGTACCTAAAAGGAACAGTGGGCCAAGGCATATGGCTACAGTCTAAACCTGCTAATGAGTTGACATGTTGGTGTGATTCTGATTGGGCTGCATGTCCTAATACTAGGAGATCTATCACAGGGTATGTAGTTAAGTTTGGAGAATCACTTGTATCctggaaatcaaagaaacagCAGACTGTTTCCAGGAGTTCAGCTGAGGCTGAATATAGAAGCATGGCCTCAGCTGTATCTGAAGTTACTTGGTTGTTGGGGTTATTCACTGATCTAGGTGTGAGAATCCAAATGCCAATTCAAGTGTTCAGTGATAGTAAATCTGCAATACAACTTGCAGCAAATCCAGTCTTCCATGAGAGGACAAAACACATTGAAATTGATTGTCACTTTATTAGAGATAAGATCAAAGCCAAAGTTATTGATACAGTTCATGTCAATACTCAACAACAACTAGCAGACTTACTGACAAAGGGGTTGAGTCGAAGTCAACATTTGTATCTTTTAGGCAAGCTTGGTGTGCTTAACATTTTGCACCCttcagcttgagggggaatgTTAAAATCCAAGGTGTACTGCATGAGCTTTGTTAATGATAGTGATAACTGCAGCTTTGTAGTGTTTGTTGGTGTTAGCAGCAGCACAAGTTTGTTAGATGCAAGTGGTGTGAGTTTGTTAGAATCTGTTAGTTAGTTACAATATGTACAGCAATGAGTTTGTTAGAGTTTGTTAATATGTACAGCATGTTTCATTCCATTTGTTAGTTAGAATAGTTAAATGGTAGTTAGTTGAAGTTGTTAATATAACATCTCTATATATAGGGAGATCATTTGTAATAGTTGGTAGTTTTTTACGATTTACAAGTTGAATACAattctcttcttcatcttctcttctcttctcttctcttcatttcatccttgaatctgcCTAGATTCAACACcatcaatggtgagttcatagACTCACTTTtcttcatggtatcagagcaggttgATGCTGGATCGAGTGGAGTTTAGATCTCCTCTGATTCTCAAACTTGCAAGTTAAGATTTAGCTGGAAGAGTTTAGATCTCTTCCTTCAGAAAGTTGTTTTTCTCTTGAATCGATTGGCTGTGAAGCTTCTGTAAACNGAATGACAAAAACTTGATTACAAGTTTCGTCCTTTTCGTAATATCCTGAGCTTTTGTCCCTCTTGAAAGACAGAGACAAAAGGAACAAGAACAGAAAGAAAACTGACTTGCAAGCTATAGAATTACAATGTCACACAATTAAAGAGCttcaatagaagaaaaatacaaTCTATCTACACTAATTCATCTGTTTTATCGTCTTCTTCTGTGTTCTGTGCTAATATAGACATCTCTTTGCTCTTCGCTCCTCTTTATCAGCACAGTATCTCTAAGAAAATTATCCGGAGATTTTGAGTTTGGCATCCTCTGAAAATGGTTGCACGAAAGcactcaaaaatttattttagtgtacACGAGTCAATACAGgacgatttttttttttttgaagtttctGCTATTACGAGGGGACGATGGTGCCAATGTAGCCAAATCCAGCAATTGTGAAAGTGATGACTTGGAGGAAGATGTAAAGGAAGTACTGGCTTTTCCCATAGAGGACATCATAGCATCcacaaaagaaaaggaaaactgCGAATCCCAATTCTTGTGGAAGAATCCTGTACGATTAGACCAACCGATAATGCATGGTTAACAAACTGATGCAATATTCTAATGGTTCAATGATATCAAGAACATGCAAACAAAGCTTCATTCAAGAGAGTTTCTCACCTGTCTCCAAATAGAGATCCTCGGggttttttggtttgttttgttttttctttgttcttGAGAGCATCACCTAATTTCTCCGTGACAACCCATTCATTAGCTCTTTTTGCTTCTAGCAAGCCGATAAATGTAGCCTTGGTTCGTTGGAAAGCCATCACATTCTCGAAGAGAATCCAGTAGAAGAGTAGATGAATTGACCTGTCAAATTACATAATCAAATTAGAAAACTTAGGGAGGAAAAATTTCAACCTTGTTAGGCATATTATATAGACCTTGGAGTTCCAACAGAATTCAATGTGGTGATAATGCAGGGGATGTAGATCGCACCCCATGTAGGGATTTCAACTTCAGGAACTAAAAGGCTCAACGGAAGAACAacacagaagaagaaaaaagtgacCATGTGAGCTATGATCTTCCGGACGAAGAAGAAGCTGTAGATCACATAAAACTTCTTCCAAATGTTTACTCTCTGCAAACACGAAAACGGAACAATTCAGATTCTTTATTCAAACAATTTTAGGGTCcaactctgataccatgtaaaaaaATGAATCTTGGACCTAACTAAACCCCAAAAGCTGGCTCACAACGAGAGGATTGCTTAAGTCCATATTAGCTGACGAATTAACCTCATCCCACCCAATATGGGACTAACAACATTTCTACATTGCATACCTTATTCCTAACAATCTCCATAACCATTTTCCTGAACAAATTTGCAGGACCACACGACCAACGATGCTGCTGAAAGCGAAAGGCTTTGAATGTACTAGGTAGTTCACTTTTCACCTAGAGTTACAAAATTCAGTTTAGTAACAAGATAAATCTTCAAGTAAAAAAAGGCAAAAACAGAGTGGTTCTATGAGGAATTTTATCAAACACCTGGAGATCACCAAGATAAAGAAACTTCCAGCCTTTAAGACTAGCTCTAACTGCAAGGTCCATATCCTCTACAGTTGTTCTGTCTTTCCATCCACCAGCTTCATTAATTGCTGCTATTCTCCACACACCTCCTGTTCCTATAAAATTGAACAACTTTCACCGTCAGATTTCTTTATAACAATCGTTCTGTTAcacattcttttttatattactatagcaataaaaatatataacaaataataacattgttataaaaaagTGTGACATGTAATAGTACAAAAAATTTCACTTACCATTGAACCCAAAGAATGCATGAGTGGATGAACCCACTTCTTGCTCTACAGTGAAATGATAATCTAATGACATCTCTTGCATTCTTGTTAATAAGCACTCATTTGCATTCACTGTAATTAACAAAAGGATTAGCTCGGTTAATTACAAGTTACCACATAATTACTTTTTTCAACTCTAACAATATTCTAGTcacttaaaatgaaataaacatttatattcCACGTCATCGGATATCCTGGAAATATCATTTTCAgtttagaatttttaatttatgttgtataattaaattttactaATGTACACATAATACAACATGTTGTTCGAATGGAAGTGTCGGCGAGAATTGTAGAGAGCAGAATAGCACATGTAGAAATGACAAATCTACCTTTTCACGAGCTGACAAAATGACAAACCTACCCCGGATATATAGCACTTCCTCGCCGGTAACTGCGGGGTTTATGACTCGGTCTCAACAAAGGGACAGGATAATAACGTCATTAGCAAATGTTGCTGACGCTactgatattttaaaataaataaacctcTGACAAAGTCTTcacaaaaatcttttttaatttcCCAATATTAATTCTGTTTAGGAAACTTTAATTCGGACTAATCATTAAAGATTGAAACTACTCATATCAAACATAACTTTAAGTTTGCATGAGATTTAAAGTTTCCCCAACGGGTCACGAATATGCGTAAGCATAAACGTACAGTAAAAGTAATTAGTAAGTAAACACCAACACTATGTGTAGTAAAGAGCACCGACACTTTGGTTTAGGAacataatgtaatttaattaactGACTAATGATTAGCTTAATGATGATTAAAATTTGAGCTTACCAAAACGCCAACGACCTTGAACGAGTGCAATTTCCGAGTTATGTACAAGAAAAGGGATAGCTCGCCGGAGAAAATCCGGTTCAGGCCGGAAATCAGCGTCGAAAATGACGACGTATTCGCAATCTTTAACATAATCACGTTTTAATCCTTCTTTAAGAGCTCCAGCTTTGTAACCTCCTCTGTTCTCTCTAATTTGGTATCTAATGTTAATCCCTTTGTTTGCCCACCTTAAGCATTCTTTCTCTACCAAATCCTTcaacaattaataaataaataagtcattaattatttattcaaaggTAAGGGAACCCATACTCATTTATTGAGTATATACTACATTAAGAAATTGGAGGAAAAATGTTGGTTGTGGtgggtgaaaaataaaatttgtgtcATAAAAGCTTGGATATTCTTAATTaaactataattaattaataaaattttttttggttttccaaTGGGCGTTAAGTATTTGCTTTAGGTATAACTAATTCAATTTTGCGTTGCGCACGATTCCgactaaaaataaagtgatTATATCCATTCTATCACCACTCGATAAAATGTATATGCTTATAGAGGTATAATAAAGAGTTTTCAACGAACTAATGGATACCTTAATGAGAGGATCAGTAGaatcatcaagaacttgaatgACAAGTCTATCAGATGGCCATGAAAGATTACATGCAGCTCCAATGGAGATCTTGTAAACCTGTCTCAAAACACCATAACTCAAATATTAGAACACTCTGTTTCTACaactcaaaaacataaaaacagaGGAAGAGAAATTTAGACCTCTTTTTCATTGAACATGGGAATTTGAACAAGAACCATAGGAAAACCTTCATTTCCAATCTCCAAATCATCTCTCATTGGTTCCCAATTATACCTTTTATCCGGTTTTTTCATGAAGAGTTTAACAAGAACAATGACTATACCCATATAAAGCCTTTCAATGAAAAGCATAAGTTCCATAGCTAAACAAATGTACACAGCAGCCCTTAATAATGGAACAATTAATGGAGCTTTAATTAATTCCCACATTAACCCAATTTGGCCTGCTATATCTGCTGCTGTCCCCTGAAATGTCTCTGGAAACAGAGCATTTGTTGAAACCTCTgtcattttttactttctttagcTCAAAACAGAAACAAAATAGATATCTGTTTCAGCCAAAAAACAATACTCCTCTTATCTTTCTATGTTAAGATAGAAGAGGATTGATTCATAATGTAGAAGGAGAGAGAATATGTGTAATTTGTTGAGTGAGTAACTGAGAGTGGGAGAAGGGCCCCTGTTTTATAGGCAAATTTTGAGCTTATTTTAGACTCTTCTACAGTTCACTGAATTTTTTCAGTTTTTACCCTCTCCTagtctttctctctcttttttttttttttaaagtggtTTTGTGATCTTTTATGTTAATTACCTTTTTTTGGGTCTCAATTTGTATCATCTTTTGATCGATCTCAATTTATATATCATCTTTTTTAATCGGGGGcataaaatctgaaaaataaaggaaaactttattatattttattaaagggataattatatataataacaaactaataacctaaaataaatggagtagctactATTGGATTTAATTGTGCCCCATAACAAACGTTTGCCAAATTttgtcagtcgcctctctcccaaaactctcgctcgtcactctccctctgctcacttctctcgctttatacaacagaagtgtataaattgtgtttctgttttgtataaagcgagagaaaattgtatatatacacatgcgaaaatatatatcttcgtgctatacacttaattatacaatttacaaacattttacttcgattcaattgtatacaaatgcaaattttatacaaatattgcagcgaaaaaggccagcaaattatacaattgcaatgaaacacaattttatttcgctttatacaacagaagtgtataaattatgtttctgttttgtataaagcgagagaaaattgtatatatacacatgcgaaaatatatatcttcgtgctatacacttaattatacaatttacaaacattttacttcgattcaattgtatacaaatgcaaattttatacaaatattgcagcgaaaaaggccagcaaattatacaattgcaatgaaacacaattttatttcgctttatacaacagaagtgtataaattatgtttctgttttgtataaagcgagagaaaattgtatatatacacatgcgaaaatatatatcttcgtgct
Proteins encoded in this window:
- the LOC107021389 gene encoding glucomannan 4-beta-mannosyltransferase 2-like; protein product: MTEVSTNALFPETFQGTAADIAGQIGLMWELIKAPLIVPLLRAAVYICLAMELMLFIERLYMGIVIVLVKLFMKKPDKRYNWEPMRDDLEIGNEGFPMVLVQIPMFNEKEVYKISIGAACNLSWPSDRLVIQVLDDSTDPLIKDLVEKECLRWANKGINIRYQIRENRGGYKAGALKEGLKRDYVKDCEYVVIFDADFRPEPDFLRRAIPFLVHNSEIALVQGRWRFVNANECLLTRMQEMSLDYHFTVEQEVGSSTHAFFGFNGTGGVWRIAAINEAGGWKDRTTVEDMDLAVRASLKGWKFLYLGDLQVKSELPSTFKAFRFQQHRWSCGPANLFRKMVMEIVRNKRVNIWKKFYVIYSFFFVRKIIAHMVTFFFFCVVLPLSLLVPEVEIPTWGAIYIPCIITTLNSVGTPRSIHLLFYWILFENVMAFQRTKATFIGLLEAKRANEWVVTEKLGDALKNKEKTKQTKKPRGSLFGDRILPQELGFAVFLFFCGCYDVLYGKSQYFLYIFLQVITFTIAGFGYIGTIVPS